Proteins encoded within one genomic window of Epinephelus lanceolatus isolate andai-2023 chromosome 9, ASM4190304v1, whole genome shotgun sequence:
- the LOC144464247 gene encoding zinc-binding protein A33-like, with product MAERAVLESYLSCHVCSETFRDPVSLSCNHSFCSSCLQKFWEQAENKNCPICKRKSSKAHPDVNFALKELADSFAGRQKAGSCEAEKGEKKEEVVCSKHQEEPRLFCKDEDRAVCPVCEFSLHQSHKVVPIEQAVSELKDQLKCDLKSLQDKRDKYKQVEETYNKVIQHSKKQLLSTERQIRAEFNKLQQFLKEEEESRLAALREEDEQKGKTLSREMKMIEEQISSLSHSICAVEEELQKHKMPFLSSYKATQSRARVQCSLSDPQLVTGALIDVAKHLGNLSFRVWEKMKDKVHFSPVILDPNTACPCLYLSDDLTSVRRGDTRQQLPDNPERHTKYVTVLGSEGFSSGKHSWEVEVGDHPDWDVGLAKESVDRKGKRYASPEDGIWCLSHGSGKYSNGAGETVTVKKSLQRIRVQLDYDRGEVSFYDPEDMTHIFTHRDTFTEKLFPYFFIGPAGDAKTADIKMCHTEISL from the coding sequence atggCTGAGAGAGCTGTTCTTGAAAGTTACCTGAGCTGCCATGTGTGTTCAGAGACTTTCAGAGATCCTGTGTCTCTGAGCTGCAACCACAGCTTCTGTTCAAGCTGCCTGCAGAAATTCTGGGAacaagctgaaaacaaaaactgtcCCATTTGTAAAAGAAAATCCTCAAAGGCTCATCCAGATGTGAACTTTGCACTGAAGGAACTGGCTGACTCCTTTGCTGGGAGACAGAAAGCTGGATCATGTGAGGcagaaaaaggagagaagaaggaggaggtggtgtGTAGTAAACATCAAGAAGAGCCAAGATTGTTCTGTAAGGATGAAGATAGAGCTGTGTGTCCTGTCTGTGAGTTTTCTCTCCACCAGAGTCACAAGGTGGTTCCTATAGAACAAGCAGTCAgtgagctgaaggaccagctgaAATGTGACTTAAAGTCTCTGCAGGACAAGAGGGACAAATACAAACAAGTGGAGGAAACATACAATAAAGTGATTCAACACTCCAAGAAGCAGCTGttgtccacagagaggcagatcaGAGCAGAGTTCAACAAGCTCCAGCAGTTcctgaaagaggaagaggagtccAGACTGGCAGCTCTGAGGGAGGAAGATGAGCAGAAGGGGAAGACTCTCAGCAGAGAGATGAAGATGATTGAGGAGCAGAtctcctctctgtcacacagtaTCTGTGCTGTTGAAGAAGAGCTGCAGAAACACAAGATGCCATTCCTCAGCAGTTATAAAGCCACTCAGAGCAGAGCCAGAGTCCAGTGCTCACTGTCAGATCCACAGCTGGTCACAGGAGCGCTGATAGATGTGGCCAAACACCTGGGCAACCTGTCCTTCAGAGTCTGGGAGAAGATGAAGGACAAGGTCCACTTCAGTCCTGTCATTCTGGACCCAAACACTGCATGCCCCTGTCTCTATCTGTCTGATGATCTGACCAGTGTGAGACGTGGAGACACAAGGCAGCAGCTTCCTGACAATCCAGAGAGACACACTAAGTATGTCACTGTTCTGGGCTCTGAGGGCTTCAGCTCAGGGAAACACAgctgggaggtggaggtgggagacCATCCTGACTGGGACGTAGGTTTGGCAAAAGAGTCAGTTGACAGGAAGGGAAAGAGATATGCTTCACCAGAAGATGGAATCTGGTGTTTATCACATGGCAGTGGAAAATACTCTAATGGAGCTGGTGAGACTGTCACAGTGAAGAAGAGTCTCCAGAGGATCAGAGTCCAGCTGGACTATGACAGGGGGGAGGTGTCCTTCTACGACCCTGAAGACATGACTCACATCTTCACTCACAGAGACACtttcactgagaaactcttcCCATATTTCTTTATTGGACCGGCTGGTGATGCTAAAACTGCTGATATCAAAATGTGTCACACTGAGATTTCTCTGTGA
- the LOC117251991 gene encoding zinc-binding protein A33-like → MAERAVLESYLSCHVCSETFRDPVSLNCNHSFCSSCLQKFWEQAENKNCPICKRKSLTDEPALNFTLKELADSFAGRQNNDSPETEKEKEKEEVVCDKHPDVSYWFCEDEDRAVCPVCEFSLHHGHKVVPIEEAVSELKDQLKCDLKSLQDKRDKYKQVEETYNEVIEHSKKQLLSTERQIRAEFNKLQQFLKEEEESRLAALREEEEQKGKTLSREMKMIEEQISSLSHSICAVEEELQKHKVPFLSSYKATQSRARVQCSLSDPQLVSGALIDVAKHLGNLSFRVWEKMKDKVHFSPVILDPNTACPCLYLSDDLTSVRCGDTRQQLPDNPERHTKYATVLGSEGFSSGKHSWEVEVGDHPDWLLGLAKESADRKGEILASPKDGIWCLTHNKGEYSNGAGETVTVKKSLQRIRVQLDYDRGEVSFYDPEDMTHICTHRDTFTEKLFPFFEIGPTGDAKTADIKMCHTEISL, encoded by the coding sequence atggCTGAGAGAGCTGTTCTTGAAAGTTACCTGAGCTGCCATGTGTGTTCAGAGACTTTCAGAGATCCTGTGTCTCTGAACTGCAACCACAGCTTCTGTTCAAGCTGCCTGCAGAAATTCTGGGAacaagctgaaaacaaaaactgtcCCATTTGTAAAAGAAAATCCTTGACAGATGAGCCAGCATTAAATTTTACACTGAAGGAACTGGCTGACTCCTTTGCTGGGAGACAGAACAATGATTCacctgagacagaaaaagaaaaggagaaagaggaggtggTGTGTGATAAACATCCAGACGTCTCTTATTGGTTCTGTGAGGATGAAGATAGAGCTGTGTGTCCTGTCTGTGAGTTTTCTCTCCACCACGGTCACAAGGTGGTTCCTATAGAAGAAGCAGTCAgtgagctgaaggaccagctgaAATGTGACTTAAAGTCTCTGCAGGACAAGAGGGACAAATACAAACAAGTGGAGGAAACATACAATGAAGTGATTGAACACTCCAAGAAGCAGCTGttgtccacagagaggcagatcaGAGCAGAGTTCAACAAGCTCCAGCAGTTcctgaaagaggaagaggagtccAGACTGGCAGCtctgagggaggaagaggagcagaagggAAAGACTCTCAGCAGAGAGATGAAGATGATTGAGGAGCAGAtctcctctctgtcacacagtaTCTGTGCTGTTGAAGAAGagctgcagaaacacaaggTGCCATTCCTCAGCAGTTATAAAGCCACTCAGAGCAGAGCCAGAGTCCAGTGCTCACTGTCAGATCCACAGCTGGTCTCAGGAGCGCTGATAGATGTGGCCAAACACCTGGGCAACCTGTCCTTCAGAGTCTGGGAGAAGATGAAGGACAAGGTCCACTTCAGTCCTGTCATTCTGGACCCAAACACTGCATGCCCCTGTCTCTATCTGTCTGATGATCTGACCAGTGTGAGATGTGGAGACACAAGGCAGCAGCTTCCTGACAATCCAGAGAGACACACTAAGTATGCCACTGTTCTGGGCTCTGAGGGCTTCAGCTCAGGGAAACACAgctgggaggtggaggtgggagacCATCCTGACTGGCTTTTGGGTTTGGCTAAAgagtcagctgacaggaagGGAGAGATACTTGCCTCACCAAAAGATGGAATCTGGTGTTTAACACATAACAAAGGAGAATACTCTAATGGAGCTGGTGAGACTGTCACAGTGAAGAAGAGTCTCCAGAGGATCAGAGTCCAGCTGGACTATGACAGGGGAGAGGTGTCTTTCTACGACCCTGAAGACATGACTCACATCTGCACTCACAGAGACACtttcactgagaaactcttcccattttttgaaattggtccgaCTGGTGATGCTAAAACTGCTGATATCAAAATGTGTCACACTGAGATTTCTCTGTGA